From the genome of Streptomyces sp. NBC_01304:
GGGTACTCAAGATCCACAAGCTGCTCGCGCCCAAGAAGCTCAGCAGCGGTGTGGCGGGCCTCATCGCCAACGTCGAGAACGTCGAAGTCATGGGCAAGCACGTCATCTTCCACCTGAAGACGTCGGACGCCACCTTCCCGCACAAGCTGGCGACCCCGGCCGCCGGCATCGTCAACCCCGACATGTACGACAAGACGAAGCTCCGCGACGGCTTCCAGGTCGACGGCTCCGGTCCCTACTCGCTCGAGGCCGAGGTCAAGGACAACAAGCTCGTCAAGGCCGTCTTCACCAAGAACCCGCACTACAAGGGCCACTTGACGGGCAAGACCGAGACGGTCGAGCTGCGCCCCTTCGGCACGGCCGACCAGATGGGCAAGGCCCTCAAGAGCGGCGACATCGACATGATGGCCCGCACGCTGGAGACGCAGCAGATCAAGCAGCTCACGGCCGACGCCGACGACTCCATCGACCTCGTGGAGATGCCCGGCCTCGGCATCCGCTACCTCGGCTTCGAGACCGACGCCCCGGTGGTCAAGAACAAGGCCGTCCGTCAGGCGATGGCGCAGCTCGTGGACCGCGGCGCGATCATCTCCCAGGTGTACGGCGCGGCCGCCGAGCCGCTGTACTCGCTGGTCCCGTCCACCATCGCCGGGCACACCAACTCGTTCCGCAACGAGTACGGCGAGCCCAGCGTGACCAAGGCCAAGGGGATCCTGACCAAGGCCAGCATCACCACCCCGGTCAAGCTGACGCTGAACTACACCACCGATCACTACGGCGAGGGCACCAAGAGGGAGTTCGAGCTGCTGCAGAAGCAGCTGAACGACAGCGGCCTGTTCGACGTCAAGATCAAGGGCACCCCGTGGGGGGACTTCCGCCCCACGGAGCTCAAGGGCGAGTACGCCGTCTACGGGATGGGCTGGTTCCCCGACTTCCCGGACGCCGACAACTTCATCGCGCCCTTCCTCGACGAGGGCAACTTCCTCAACTCGCCGTACACGAACAGCGAGATCCGTGACGAGCTGATCCCGCAGTCCCGCCGCGAGGCGGACCGCATCGCGGCGTCCGACAGCCTCGAGCGGATCCAGGACATCGTGGCGAAGGACGTGCCGGTCCTCCCGCTGTGGCAGGGCAAGGAATACGTCGCCGCCCGCGACGACATCACCGGCGTCGAGTGGGCCTTCAACGCCTCCTCCAACCTGCAGCTCTGGGAGCTTGCCCGCGGCATGAAGGGCTGACCCGCAGCACACCCCGCGAGCCCGGCCCTGCGCACGCCTCCCTCCCTTTCGAGGCCTCCGCAACCCCCCTCATAAAGCACCAAAAGAACGACAAGGAACATAAGTGAACATGCGTACGCAGTGGCCTGCCCCACTGCTCGCGGCAGGACTCGCCGCCGGACTCCTCACCGGCTGCGGCACCGAGACGGGCACCTCCGCGGAAGACGTGGACGGACCGGTCATGGGGATGTCCGACGACGTCCTCGCCACCGACCCCGCCTCCGGCTACGACCCCGGCTCCTGGCTCCTCTTCAACAACGTCTTCCAGTCCCTGCTCAGCTTCCCCAAGGGCGGCACCGAACCGCAGCCGGAAGCCGCCAAGGGCTGCGCCTTCGAAGGCTCCGGGGCCAAGGTCTTCAAGTGCACGCTGCGGGACGGACTGACCTTCAGCAACGGCCATTCGCTCACCTCGAAGGACGTGAAGTTCTCCTTCGACCGCGTCAAGAACATCAAGGCCGACGACGGCCCGGCCGTCATGCTCTCCTCGATCGACCACATCGAGACGCCCGACGCCAAGACCGTGGTCTTCAAGCTGAAGGTGCCCGACGCCACCTTCCCCAGCAAGATCGCCTCGGGTGCCGGCTCGATCGTGGACCACCGGGAGTACGACTTCGACCGGCTGCGTACCGACAACAAGGCCGCCGGCTCCGGTGTCTACACCCTGGAATCCTTCGGCGAGAACGAGTCGGTCTTCAAGGTCAACCCGAAGTACAAGGGCACCGCAAGGCCCAAGAACGACACGATGACCCTGAAGTTCTTCCACGACGACCGCAACAAGCTGAAGGAAGCCCTCCTGGGCGGCGAGATCGACATCGCCTACCGAGGCCTGGCCGCCGCCGACATCGCGGACATCGACAAGGGCGGATCCGACGAGACCAAGGCCGAGGCCGTCGAGGGCTCCAGCGCCCAGGTGCAGCACCTGGTGTTCAACATGAAGGACCCTGTCGTCGGCAAACTCGGCGTGCGCAAGGCCATCGCCTACCTCCTGGACCGGGACGCCCTGGTCAACAAGGTCCTCAAGGGCACGGCCACGCCGCTCTACTCGATCGTCCCGAGCGGCATCACCGGCCACAACACGGCCTTCTTCGACACGTACGGCCCCCGTCCCCAGCGCGACAAGGCCGTCAAGGCCCTGCGCGACGAGGGCATCCAGGACAAGGTGAAGCTCACCCTCTGGGCGACCCCGGCCCGCTACGGGCCCACCACGGTCCAGGAGTTCGAGGAGATGGCCAAGCAGCTCAACGCCAGCGGCCTCTTCGCCGCCGACGTCAAAACGGTCCCGATCGAGCAGTACGAGAAGGACATCAAGGCCGGCAAGTACGGCGTCTACGTGAAGGGCTGGGTGCCGGACTACCCGGACCCCGACAACTTCACCCAGCCGTTCTTCGGCAAGGGCAACGTCCTGCTCAACAACTACGTCAACAAGACGATCACCGAGCAGATCATCCCCGGCACCTCCGCACTCAGTGAACGCGGCGCCACCGAGGACCAGTTCGGCAAGCTCCAGGACAAGGTGGCCGAGGAGCTGCCCGTCGTCCCGCTCTGGCAGGCCAAGCAGTACGCGGTGGTCGGCGAGCAGATCTCCGGCATCGAGTGGTGCCTCGACGCCTCCACGGTCTTCCGCTTCTGGGAGATCGCGAAGAGCTGACCCGGCACCCCGGACGCACAGCCGATCCGGCACCCCGGACGCACGACGGGCCGCCCCCTTCCCGGGGGCGGCCCGTTCCCGTACTGAGTCCCTGCGGCCTACTGCGCGCCGGGGCGGACCAGCCCGCTCTCGTACGCGTACACCGCGGCCTGCACGCGGTCACGCAGCCCCAGCTTGGTGAGGACGTGCCCCACATGGGTCTTGACCGTCGTCTCGCTCACGAACAGATCCGCGGCGATCTCCGCATTGGACAGCCCGCGCGCCACCAGCTTGAGCACCTCGACCTCACGCTCGGTCAGCGTGTTCAACGTGTCGGGCACCGGCTCGTCGCCCGACGGCAGATGGTCCGCGTACTTGTCGAGCAGCCGGCGCGTGATGCTCGGCGCCAGCATCGCCTCACCGGCCGCCACCACCCTGATCGCCTGCACCAGCTCATGCGCCGGCGCGTCCTTCAGCAGGAAGCCGCTGGCCCCCGCCTTCAGCGCCTCGACGACATACTCGTCCAGGTCGAACGTGGTCAGCACCAGGACCTTGGCCGGGCCGTCCCGCCCGGGACCGGTGATCTGCCGGGTCGCCTCGACGCCGTCCATCCGCGGCATACGGATGTCCATCAGGACCACATCGGGCTGCAGGGCACGGACCTGATCGAGCGCCTGCAGACCGTCCCCGGCCTCGCCGACGACCGCCAGGTCCTGCTCGGCCTCCAGGATCATCCGGAAACCGGTGCGCAGCAGCGGCTGGTCGTCGACCAGCAGGACGCGGATCGCCACGTCAAACTCCTTGGGTAGGGCCAGCCTGCTCAATCGGCCCCATTCTGCCCTGACCGTCACTGCCGGACTCGGGCGCCCTGACCGGAAGCGGATACGGCGGGGGAGTGCCACCGAATTCCGGGCATACCGCCTGGTGGTCGCACCAGCCGCAGAGCTTGGTGGGACGCGGCCGCCACTCGCCCGTCTCGGTCGCCTCCTTGATCGCGTCCCACAGCGCGTGCAGCTTGCGCTCGACGCGCTCGAGGTCGGGGATCTGCGGGTCGTACGTGATCACGTCACCGCTGCCCAGATACACCAGCTGCAGCCGACGGGGCACCACGCCCTTCAGGCGCCACACCACCAGGGCGTAGAACTTCATCTGGAAAAGCGCGCCCTCGGAGTACTCGGGCCGGGGAGCCTTGCCCGTCTTGTAGTCGACGATGCGGACCTCGCCGGTCGGGGCCACGTCCACCCGGTCGATGATGCCGCGCAGCTTCAGGCCCGACTCCAGCTGGGCCTCCACGAACAACTCCCGCTCGGCGGGCTCCAGGCGGGTCGGGTCCTCGAGCGTGAACCACCGCTCCACCAGACCCTCGGCCTGCGTCAGCCACGTGGCCATGCGCTGCCCGGCGGCCTCCTCGTCGGTGTCGGCGAACAGCTCCGCGAGCTCCGGCTTCGCCTCCCGCAACCGGTCCCACTGGCCGGGGATCAGCGCCTTCGCGCGCGGCGCGGTGCGCTCCTCGGCCGGCGCGTCGAAGAGCCGCTCGAGCACCGCGTGCACCAGCGTGCCGCGTGTCGCCGCCTCGCTCGGCTTCTCGGGCAGCTTGTCGATGACCCGGAAGCGGTACAGCAGCGGGCACTGCATGAAGTCGCTTGCCCGCGAAGGCGAGAGCGACGCCGGGCGTGCGGCCGTCGCGGCAGCAGCGGTGCTGTTTTCCATGGAGAAGACCCTACGGCCCACGACTGACAACGTCCGCATACCATCGACGTCGGACCCTCTCGCCCTGCATGATCGTGACATCGCGTGACACGGCGGCGAGAGACGCTGCGCACGAGTTAACTGAGGGGACACAGTGGACGAAAGCGGCGAGAGCGGGCGGCCGCACTCCGGCAGCGGGGGACCGGCCCCCGATACCGGAAGCGCGGACCCGACCACCGGAAAGAGCGCATCGCCGCGCGCCGAGGACCCGGAACGCCCGCACGAGCCGGCCGGTCACCGCCCGCTCGGGGACGAGCCGACCCGGCCGCCCACCGACGACCGGCCCTCGCAGGACCAGCCCGGCGAGGAGCCCGCCACCGTGCACCAGCCCGACCCGCAGAACACCGACGCGCAGCAGACCCCGCAGCCCGCACGAGCCGCCGGCCCGGACGACGGCGAGCACACCCGGCAGCTCACGGACGACGGCCCCACGCCGAAGCATCCCGACGACGGGTCTACGGCGCAGCTCCCCGAGGCCGGGCCCGCGCAGCCTCTCGCCGACTCCCACGCGGACCGGCAACACAGCGACGGGCCGCCCCAGCAGGCGCGTACCGACGACAAACCGGCCGACGAAGACGGCAGCGACCGGAAGCCCGCCGACGACCGACCGGGCGAGACCCGGAGCGCCCCCCAGGCCTCACGGCCTCCCGCCCCGCAGCCCCCCGCCGCCGCACCACCGACGACGCCGTCCACCCCTGTGGACCTGCACCCCAACCGCGAGTTCGCCCAGGCCAAGCCCACCGGCACCGGCGGCACCACCCCCGGCCCGGGCAGCGGCAAGCCCGCACGCGGCCGTGAACCCGGCGGCGGACTGCTCATGGGCCGCCCCTTCGGCGTACCCGTCTACGTCGCCCCCAGCTGGTTCCTCGTCGCCGCCCTCATCACCTGGGTCTTCGGCGGCCAGCTCGACCGCGTACTGCCCGAGCTCGGCGCCGCCCGCTACCTCGTCTCCCTCTTCTTCGCCGTCGCCTTCTACGCCTCCGTCCTCGTCCACGAACTCGCCCACACGGTCGTCGCGCTCCGCTACAAGCTCCCGGTCCGCCGCATCCAGCTGCAGTTCTTCGGCGGCGTATCGGAGATCGAGAAGGAATCGGAGACCCCGGGACGCGAATTCACCCTCGCGTTCGTCGGCCCGCTCCTCTCCCTCGTCCTCGCGGGCGTCTTCTACGCCGGCATGCAGGCCGTCGAACCCGGCACCGTCCCCGGCGTCCTCCTCGCCGGCCTGATGATCTCCAACCTGATCGTCGCCGCCTTCAACCTCCTGCCCGGCCTCCCCCTCGACGGCGGCCGCATGCTCCGCGCCGTCGTCTGGAAGATCACCGGCAAGCCCATGAGCGGCACCATCGCCGCCGCCTGGGTCGGCCGCGCCCTCGCCGTCGCCGTCCTCATCGGACTGCCCCTGCTCACCCAGTCCGGCGCCCTCGGCGACGGCGCTGCCGACTC
Proteins encoded in this window:
- a CDS encoding ABC transporter substrate-binding protein — translated: MNRKTLVLPAVIGLLAPVLAACGGSGSGDGSDGAIVVGTTDGFTASKAAPAPFDPAYAYDAGSWNILRQTVQTLMRAPRGGAGEPVPEAAESCKFTDTGNQRYDCELRDDLAFSNGDKVTPADVKFSIERVLKIHKLLAPKKLSSGVAGLIANVENVEVMGKHVIFHLKTSDATFPHKLATPAAGIVNPDMYDKTKLRDGFQVDGSGPYSLEAEVKDNKLVKAVFTKNPHYKGHLTGKTETVELRPFGTADQMGKALKSGDIDMMARTLETQQIKQLTADADDSIDLVEMPGLGIRYLGFETDAPVVKNKAVRQAMAQLVDRGAIISQVYGAAAEPLYSLVPSTIAGHTNSFRNEYGEPSVTKAKGILTKASITTPVKLTLNYTTDHYGEGTKREFELLQKQLNDSGLFDVKIKGTPWGDFRPTELKGEYAVYGMGWFPDFPDADNFIAPFLDEGNFLNSPYTNSEIRDELIPQSRREADRIAASDSLERIQDIVAKDVPVLPLWQGKEYVAARDDITGVEWAFNASSNLQLWELARGMKG
- a CDS encoding ABC transporter substrate-binding protein, with the protein product MNMRTQWPAPLLAAGLAAGLLTGCGTETGTSAEDVDGPVMGMSDDVLATDPASGYDPGSWLLFNNVFQSLLSFPKGGTEPQPEAAKGCAFEGSGAKVFKCTLRDGLTFSNGHSLTSKDVKFSFDRVKNIKADDGPAVMLSSIDHIETPDAKTVVFKLKVPDATFPSKIASGAGSIVDHREYDFDRLRTDNKAAGSGVYTLESFGENESVFKVNPKYKGTARPKNDTMTLKFFHDDRNKLKEALLGGEIDIAYRGLAAADIADIDKGGSDETKAEAVEGSSAQVQHLVFNMKDPVVGKLGVRKAIAYLLDRDALVNKVLKGTATPLYSIVPSGITGHNTAFFDTYGPRPQRDKAVKALRDEGIQDKVKLTLWATPARYGPTTVQEFEEMAKQLNASGLFAADVKTVPIEQYEKDIKAGKYGVYVKGWVPDYPDPDNFTQPFFGKGNVLLNNYVNKTITEQIIPGTSALSERGATEDQFGKLQDKVAEELPVVPLWQAKQYAVVGEQISGIEWCLDASTVFRFWEIAKS
- a CDS encoding response regulator transcription factor, yielding MAIRVLLVDDQPLLRTGFRMILEAEQDLAVVGEAGDGLQALDQVRALQPDVVLMDIRMPRMDGVEATRQITGPGRDGPAKVLVLTTFDLDEYVVEALKAGASGFLLKDAPAHELVQAIRVVAAGEAMLAPSITRRLLDKYADHLPSGDEPVPDTLNTLTEREVEVLKLVARGLSNAEIAADLFVSETTVKTHVGHVLTKLGLRDRVQAAVYAYESGLVRPGAQ
- a CDS encoding RecB family exonuclease yields the protein MENSTAAAATAARPASLSPSRASDFMQCPLLYRFRVIDKLPEKPSEAATRGTLVHAVLERLFDAPAEERTAPRAKALIPGQWDRLREAKPELAELFADTDEEAAGQRMATWLTQAEGLVERWFTLEDPTRLEPAERELFVEAQLESGLKLRGIIDRVDVAPTGEVRIVDYKTGKAPRPEYSEGALFQMKFYALVVWRLKGVVPRRLQLVYLGSGDVITYDPQIPDLERVERKLHALWDAIKEATETGEWRPRPTKLCGWCDHQAVCPEFGGTPPPYPLPVRAPESGSDGQGRMGPIEQAGPTQGV
- a CDS encoding site-2 protease family protein; translated protein: MDESGESGRPHSGSGGPAPDTGSADPTTGKSASPRAEDPERPHEPAGHRPLGDEPTRPPTDDRPSQDQPGEEPATVHQPDPQNTDAQQTPQPARAAGPDDGEHTRQLTDDGPTPKHPDDGSTAQLPEAGPAQPLADSHADRQHSDGPPQQARTDDKPADEDGSDRKPADDRPGETRSAPQASRPPAPQPPAAAPPTTPSTPVDLHPNREFAQAKPTGTGGTTPGPGSGKPARGREPGGGLLMGRPFGVPVYVAPSWFLVAALITWVFGGQLDRVLPELGAARYLVSLFFAVAFYASVLVHELAHTVVALRYKLPVRRIQLQFFGGVSEIEKESETPGREFTLAFVGPLLSLVLAGVFYAGMQAVEPGTVPGVLLAGLMISNLIVAAFNLLPGLPLDGGRMLRAVVWKITGKPMSGTIAAAWVGRALAVAVLIGLPLLTQSGALGDGAADSVGMDTVMDALLAAILAAIIWTGAGNSLRMARLREHLPQLRARTLTRRAVPVESHTPLSEALRRANEAGARALVVVDGHGDPTAIVREAAIAGVPEHRRPWQAVSGLAQDLTDGMRVSAELAGEELLDTLRAAPATEYLVVEETGEIYGVLSTADVERAFVRAMARQN